The following are encoded together in the Leuconostoc mesenteroides subsp. mesenteroides ATCC 8293 genome:
- the alr gene encoding alanine racemase, translated as MVEAITRPTRLEVSKSAVEHNITTVKNVSGADKVFLTVKSNAYGFGLIPMAQAAVAGGIYGLGVAVLDEAIALRHERITAPILILGISQVKYVELMAVQHIMATVVSLDWLEKAEHQLTGEQRLPVTLGIDTGMGRIGFRDRETLSKAIQFVLDHADKFEYVGLSTHFAESDSSDTRYFQKQLTRWHQLTDDLPKPKYYHVANSGAAMYHAEEVPHEVVRVGTVLYGIEPSRGELADGRNLKPVMALRSEVNFVKRLPAGEGISYSHKYTTTQNEWIGTVPIGYGDGWLRKLMGFKVIIDGQYAPIVGQVAMDQLMIRLPREYPEGTTVTFIGQDGDLENTIEDVAQFAGLAPWEITTGLQDRIHRILVD; from the coding sequence ATGGTAGAGGCAATAACACGTCCAACACGTCTTGAAGTTTCCAAGAGCGCTGTTGAACATAATATAACGACCGTTAAAAATGTATCAGGTGCAGACAAAGTCTTTTTGACCGTTAAGTCAAATGCCTATGGATTTGGTTTGATTCCTATGGCTCAAGCTGCTGTGGCAGGAGGTATTTATGGCTTAGGTGTAGCTGTTCTTGATGAAGCTATTGCACTGCGGCATGAGCGCATAACCGCACCAATTTTAATTTTAGGTATTTCACAGGTAAAGTATGTTGAACTAATGGCTGTCCAGCATATCATGGCAACTGTTGTTTCATTGGACTGGCTGGAGAAAGCAGAACATCAGTTAACTGGTGAACAGCGATTACCTGTTACACTAGGTATCGATACTGGCATGGGTAGAATTGGGTTTAGAGATCGTGAAACTTTATCGAAAGCGATACAGTTTGTTTTGGATCATGCTGATAAGTTTGAATATGTTGGACTATCGACGCACTTTGCCGAATCTGATTCATCAGATACCAGGTACTTCCAAAAGCAATTAACACGTTGGCATCAATTGACGGATGACTTGCCAAAACCAAAGTATTATCATGTTGCTAATTCGGGTGCTGCAATGTATCACGCAGAAGAGGTTCCCCATGAGGTTGTCCGCGTAGGAACGGTGCTTTATGGGATTGAGCCCTCTCGTGGTGAACTAGCAGATGGACGTAACCTGAAACCCGTCATGGCCCTTCGGAGCGAGGTGAATTTTGTTAAACGCTTACCTGCTGGTGAAGGTATTAGTTATTCACACAAATATACGACAACTCAAAACGAGTGGATAGGCACTGTTCCTATTGGTTATGGGGATGGTTGGCTACGCAAATTAATGGGGTTTAAGGTTATTATTGACGGTCAATACGCCCCTATTGTAGGGCAAGTAGCAATGGATCAGTTAATGATACGTTTGCCTCGTGAATATCCAGAAGGTACAACGGTAACCTTTATTGGTCAAGATGGAGACTTAGAGAATACAATCGAGGACGTTGCACAGTTTGCAGGTTTGGCGCCCTGGGAAATCACAACAGGACTACAAGATAGAATACATCGTATTTTAGTAGATTAG
- a CDS encoding ABC transporter ATP-binding protein — translation MTIFGKLMWFFKEHKRLYMLGLTFLFLTEVSQMVSPALIGRFTDVIVSRQMTMHQLFFYAGGILLFSVLMYIFRYTWITHIFQGSALLEKTLRQQLFDHYLKMDTTFYQRRRTGDLMAHATNDLSAVQRVASGGVLMLVDSIVIIIFTVISMTLVVDWRLTLIGVLPLPLLAAGVWYLSPKMRRAFTSSQEAFSRLSNKSQESIAGIKAIKTLGQEKQDVDAFDEEIQKTIQINKKVAAIDSLFGPMATLVMTISYVVMITYGGSLVLNDSISIGQLVSFSTYLGLLVWPMFGLGQLFNVLERGNASYMRVQEILSEKSSIVEDEQGYDSISHGDVAIRIDQFKYPDDQSEVLKDISLNIRAGETVGIVGRVGAGKTTLIKLLLRQFDGYTGQISFAGKNIKDYKLSAYHRAIGYVAQENFLFSTTVRDNIRFADVNKSQEEVENAAKMAALHEDILNFPEGYDTQVGEHGVSLSGGQKQRLAIARALIIDPEILILDDALSAVDARTEKQILHTLKTTRQEKTTVIVAHRISSVMNANEIVVFDHGEIAERGRHEELIAQQGWYAQMYEQQQLATTFQQNLEGKGDDDDRKK, via the coding sequence ATGACTATTTTTGGCAAATTAATGTGGTTCTTTAAAGAGCACAAACGACTATATATGTTGGGGCTCACTTTTTTGTTTCTGACAGAAGTATCACAAATGGTGTCCCCAGCGTTAATCGGTCGTTTCACTGATGTGATAGTATCCCGACAAATGACGATGCATCAGCTATTTTTCTATGCTGGTGGTATTTTGCTTTTTTCTGTGTTGATGTACATATTTCGTTATACGTGGATTACACATATTTTCCAAGGTTCGGCACTATTAGAAAAAACATTGCGGCAACAATTGTTTGATCACTATTTGAAAATGGATACTACATTTTATCAGCGTCGACGTACGGGAGATTTAATGGCACATGCGACGAACGATTTGTCAGCAGTGCAGAGAGTGGCATCTGGTGGCGTACTGATGCTAGTTGATTCGATTGTTATTATTATTTTTACGGTTATTTCAATGACCCTTGTGGTTGATTGGCGTTTGACGTTGATTGGTGTTTTACCTTTACCATTATTGGCGGCCGGTGTTTGGTATTTATCACCTAAAATGCGACGTGCATTCACATCATCTCAAGAAGCCTTTTCACGATTATCAAACAAGTCTCAAGAATCGATAGCTGGAATTAAAGCTATTAAAACATTGGGGCAAGAAAAACAAGATGTTGATGCTTTTGATGAGGAAATACAAAAGACGATTCAGATCAATAAAAAGGTAGCCGCCATTGACTCCTTGTTTGGACCAATGGCTACGCTGGTGATGACAATTAGTTATGTTGTGATGATTACTTATGGTGGGTCGTTGGTATTGAATGATTCAATTTCAATCGGGCAGCTTGTCTCATTTTCAACTTATTTAGGGTTACTTGTATGGCCGATGTTTGGTTTAGGGCAGTTGTTTAACGTATTGGAACGTGGTAATGCTTCATATATGCGTGTCCAAGAAATTTTATCTGAAAAATCATCAATTGTTGAAGATGAGCAGGGATATGATAGCATATCACATGGTGATGTTGCTATTCGGATTGATCAGTTTAAATATCCAGATGATCAATCGGAAGTTTTGAAAGATATTTCATTGAATATTCGTGCTGGCGAAACTGTCGGTATTGTTGGGCGTGTTGGTGCTGGTAAAACAACCTTAATCAAGCTGTTGCTGCGCCAGTTTGATGGTTATACTGGTCAAATTAGTTTTGCTGGTAAAAACATTAAAGATTATAAATTAAGTGCGTATCACAGAGCGATTGGCTATGTTGCGCAGGAAAATTTTTTGTTTTCAACAACAGTAAGAGATAATATCCGGTTTGCTGATGTCAATAAATCACAAGAGGAAGTGGAAAATGCTGCTAAAATGGCGGCCTTACATGAAGATATCCTGAACTTTCCGGAGGGATACGATACACAAGTTGGCGAACATGGTGTAAGTTTATCGGGCGGTCAGAAGCAGCGATTGGCTATAGCTCGTGCCTTAATTATCGATCCAGAAATTTTAATTTTAGATGATGCTTTGTCGGCCGTCGACGCACGGACGGAAAAACAAATATTGCATACTTTAAAAACTACCCGGCAAGAGAAAACAACGGTTATTGTTGCTCACAGAATTAGTTCCGTGATGAATGCTAATGAAATTGTAGTCTTTGACCACGGTGAAATTGCTGAACGTGGTCGACATGAAGAACTGATTGCGCAACAAGGATGGTATGCCCAAATGTATGAGCAACAACAATTAGCAACAACGTTTCAACAAAACTTAGAGGGAAAGGGGGATGATGATGACAGAAAAAAATAA
- a CDS encoding NAD(P)H-hydrate epimerase, whose translation MTRLVTATEMQQIDNYTIETIGMPQDVLIERAAMAVLDVIGAGRFDLSHVLVLAGLGNNGADGVAIARLLYAQGVNVSLQFVGNVSRAKDSVKRQLAIIEKHGLVRSEKSDFNEATLIIDAIFGVGLNNVLPEGLQKMIKAANHIDKPVIAVDVPTGIDATTGEVRGAALKAHTTVTFGFTKVGLTQQNGCYLSGNVILKDVGMLIPDDFEFSLQETLPVA comes from the coding sequence ATGACGCGACTTGTTACAGCTACAGAAATGCAGCAAATAGATAATTACACGATTGAGACTATTGGTATGCCACAGGATGTATTAATTGAACGGGCCGCAATGGCAGTGCTTGATGTTATCGGCGCCGGTAGATTCGATTTGAGTCATGTGTTAGTACTAGCTGGTCTTGGTAATAATGGTGCTGACGGCGTAGCAATCGCTCGTCTCTTGTACGCTCAAGGCGTAAATGTCTCATTACAATTTGTCGGAAACGTTAGCCGTGCGAAAGACAGTGTGAAACGGCAACTGGCAATCATTGAAAAGCATGGCTTAGTTCGTTCTGAAAAAAGTGACTTTAATGAGGCAACTTTAATTATTGATGCGATATTTGGAGTTGGATTGAACAACGTTCTACCTGAAGGCTTACAAAAAATGATTAAAGCGGCCAACCACATTGATAAACCTGTTATTGCTGTTGATGTTCCTACTGGTATTGATGCAACAACGGGAGAGGTACGTGGCGCTGCTCTTAAAGCTCATACTACAGTCACTTTCGGCTTCACAAAGGTTGGTTTAACGCAACAGAATGGTTGTTACCTTTCCGGAAATGTTATTTTAAAAGATGTCGGGATGCTTATTCCAGATGATTTTGAATTCAGTTTACAGGAGACGCTACCTGTTGCATAG
- a CDS encoding YdcF family protein has product MIAILTILTLAISIFSWLLWHQIRINPASLRLGFYVLIIVIFLFISLQVIQFPSISVVHIINEAKLFVKWGNIAGLFLVITLAYHSFQSWRKWQHSLHQLVFPLVLLVYAIADIGIWLLNDGFSISLKPILVVIPWLSLYVLWQFLQFISSSILYGLVVKRPIHGPIVVLGGGLVDGQYVGRIVGNRIQAAVKDATKMSEYPTIIFSGGQGKDELVSEAEAMRDFAVKRLNVPCEKTILEEHSRNTYENLRNSAKLTNSSFTFYTSEYHVFRGVLLAKKQGVNAQGRGGYTQFPYRGIAFLREFAGVMNLNPKQHIIYGTVWFVSSAMVILINFI; this is encoded by the coding sequence ATGATAGCAATTCTAACAATTTTAACTTTAGCTATAAGTATTTTTTCTTGGCTACTTTGGCATCAAATCAGGATCAACCCAGCAAGTTTACGACTGGGATTTTATGTATTGATTATTGTGATTTTTTTATTTATTAGTCTGCAGGTGATTCAGTTTCCAAGTATATCAGTTGTTCATATAATTAATGAAGCTAAGCTGTTCGTTAAATGGGGGAATATTGCGGGTCTGTTTTTGGTGATTACACTGGCCTATCACAGTTTTCAAAGTTGGCGTAAATGGCAACATAGCCTGCATCAGTTAGTTTTCCCACTAGTGTTGCTTGTGTATGCTATTGCTGATATTGGCATTTGGCTTCTGAATGATGGGTTTTCAATATCTTTAAAACCCATTCTCGTTGTTATCCCATGGTTGTCACTGTACGTTCTTTGGCAATTTTTACAGTTTATTAGCAGTAGTATCTTGTATGGATTGGTCGTTAAACGACCAATCCATGGTCCGATTGTTGTCTTAGGCGGTGGGTTAGTTGATGGACAATATGTTGGTCGAATTGTTGGTAATCGTATTCAGGCAGCTGTTAAAGATGCAACCAAAATGTCAGAGTACCCAACTATCATTTTTTCGGGTGGTCAAGGGAAAGATGAATTAGTTTCTGAGGCAGAAGCTATGAGAGACTTTGCTGTAAAAAGACTAAATGTTCCCTGTGAAAAGACAATATTGGAAGAACATTCTAGAAATACATATGAAAATTTGAGGAATAGTGCTAAATTAACTAACAGTTCATTCACATTTTATACAAGCGAGTATCATGTTTTTCGTGGTGTTTTACTCGCGAAAAAACAAGGAGTTAATGCGCAAGGCCGAGGAGGGTACACGCAGTTTCCGTACCGTGGTATAGCGTTTTTGAGAGAATTTGCTGGCGTGATGAACTTAAATCCAAAACAGCACATTATATATGGTACTGTGTGGTTTGTTAGCAGTGCGATGGTAATTTTAATTAATTTTATATGA
- a CDS encoding Rrf2 family transcriptional regulator, with product MKMSSAVEQSLVVLVMLALQKDGLPVKSHVLSEHLEVSESYLKKTMRKLVVANLIKAIASKEGGFKLARNTNDITLLDVYEAIEGEDSFIHSTQLADRVFPAKTAVAEGTKEVLSIVYEAEKDFKKRLKRTSIADLLLFAKEGEEIVDWR from the coding sequence ATGAAAATGTCTAGTGCAGTTGAACAAAGTTTGGTTGTCTTGGTTATGTTAGCTTTGCAAAAAGATGGCTTACCTGTTAAAAGTCATGTTTTAAGTGAACACTTAGAAGTATCTGAATCGTACTTAAAAAAAACAATGCGCAAATTAGTTGTTGCAAATTTAATAAAAGCGATCGCTAGTAAGGAAGGTGGTTTCAAATTGGCTCGTAATACCAATGATATTACGTTATTGGATGTTTATGAGGCGATTGAAGGAGAAGATAGCTTTATTCATTCTACCCAATTGGCAGATCGCGTGTTTCCTGCCAAAACTGCTGTCGCTGAAGGAACAAAAGAAGTTCTATCTATTGTCTATGAAGCAGAAAAAGATTTTAAGAAACGGTTAAAACGTACATCAATTGCTGATTTGTTATTGTTTGCTAAAGAAGGAGAAGAAATTGTTGATTGGCGATGA
- a CDS encoding YhgE/Pip domain-containing protein gives MRKFFENSEWNRVRKIRGLPLLLVGITLIPSLYAVIFLSSLWDTYGRVDHLPVAIVNQDKTAKINGKSQNIGDDLTKKLLDSKQLKLTKTSAEKAKKGLASGKYYMTITIPKSFTKNSGTLLDAKPVKPEIKIAHNTGQGFIAEKLTASAADKVQANVSKSLQGVYNKTILNATASSKKGFQSGSKGATQLGSGLSQLQDGTKKLQDGTTQLQTGTSQLATGLSQYTNGVSSANTGAQQLTSGAQQLATQLQKVSDEINTKQSAKAADLKQLDTGLTQLTQGLQKLSKVESPTVTVDSTKLNEASEKLSAGLTGAGKDAAAFKALAQDADFQKFLQENPTVAAKYQAALSDLAENVQSSATAATTIQNQLTTLKAMLPQLQALQAEIPELQKLGQQGSIATQGAQTAIKTLNDSLTTVSQGIANQAVPGAQQLAQGSSQLTTGLGQLAAKNDTLNSSVSQLNDGTTQLLTGENQASEALQQAGTGATTLANKLADGAVKLSAIHNKKSNVVALSQPVKQKSSNLSKVPNNGTGMAPYMMSVGLFVGMITFTTIFDFMTVSKKPKNGFTWWANKQLINAPVFIGQALIMTGLLFLVDGMEAQRPAMTFVVALAASFGFNQFVVLFNVLIGKLGSGIMLVLMVLQLSASAGSYPIELSNSFFEAIHPWMPMSYSVHAFRETISMGGSVASDLTVLLSLGVISMVLTWFVYQMKLNHNQLTFKH, from the coding sequence ATGAGGAAGTTTTTTGAGAATTCAGAATGGAACCGTGTTCGAAAAATCAGGGGGTTACCATTATTATTGGTTGGTATTACACTCATTCCGAGTTTATACGCAGTCATTTTTTTGTCGTCACTTTGGGATACTTATGGTAGAGTGGACCATCTTCCAGTTGCGATTGTTAATCAAGATAAGACCGCAAAGATTAATGGAAAGTCACAGAATATAGGCGATGATTTAACTAAAAAATTGCTTGACAGCAAGCAATTAAAATTAACTAAGACTTCGGCTGAAAAAGCTAAAAAAGGACTTGCATCTGGAAAGTATTACATGACCATCACGATACCGAAGTCCTTTACTAAGAATTCAGGTACGCTGTTGGATGCTAAGCCAGTCAAGCCTGAGATTAAAATTGCGCATAATACAGGGCAAGGATTCATTGCTGAAAAATTAACGGCTTCCGCGGCTGATAAAGTACAGGCAAATGTCTCAAAATCACTGCAAGGTGTTTATAATAAAACAATTTTAAATGCAACAGCCTCCTCAAAAAAAGGTTTTCAATCGGGATCTAAAGGTGCTACACAACTTGGGAGTGGTTTATCACAATTACAAGATGGTACTAAAAAATTGCAAGATGGTACAACACAGCTCCAAACTGGTACTTCACAGTTGGCAACGGGCTTGTCACAGTATACAAATGGCGTGTCGTCCGCTAATACTGGTGCTCAGCAGTTAACTTCAGGTGCTCAACAACTTGCCACACAGCTCCAAAAGGTTTCTGACGAGATTAATACAAAGCAAAGTGCTAAGGCGGCTGATTTAAAGCAGCTTGATACAGGCTTGACGCAACTGACACAGGGCTTGCAAAAACTAAGTAAGGTTGAATCACCAACGGTAACTGTTGATTCAACAAAGCTTAACGAAGCGTCCGAAAAGCTGTCAGCTGGATTAACTGGCGCTGGGAAAGACGCAGCTGCTTTCAAAGCATTAGCTCAAGATGCTGATTTCCAAAAATTTTTACAAGAAAATCCTACTGTTGCTGCTAAATATCAAGCAGCATTAAGTGATTTGGCTGAAAATGTGCAATCAAGTGCAACAGCAGCCACTACAATTCAAAATCAATTAACTACATTAAAAGCTATGTTGCCACAATTACAAGCGTTGCAGGCAGAAATTCCAGAATTACAGAAACTCGGTCAACAAGGATCCATTGCCACTCAAGGCGCGCAAACAGCCATTAAAACACTAAATGACAGCTTAACTACTGTCAGCCAAGGAATAGCTAACCAAGCAGTACCAGGTGCTCAGCAGCTAGCGCAAGGATCATCTCAATTAACTACAGGACTTGGACAGTTAGCCGCCAAAAACGATACACTTAATAGTAGTGTTTCGCAATTAAATGATGGCACGACACAGTTACTTACTGGTGAAAATCAAGCTAGTGAGGCCTTACAGCAGGCAGGTACTGGTGCAACCACTTTAGCGAATAAATTAGCTGATGGTGCTGTGAAATTGTCAGCTATACACAATAAGAAATCAAATGTGGTAGCATTATCACAGCCAGTCAAGCAAAAATCATCTAATTTATCAAAGGTTCCTAACAACGGAACTGGAATGGCGCCATATATGATGTCTGTTGGGTTATTTGTTGGTATGATCACATTTACGACCATATTTGATTTCATGACGGTTTCTAAAAAGCCAAAAAATGGTTTCACATGGTGGGCTAATAAGCAGTTAATTAATGCGCCAGTTTTTATTGGACAAGCACTGATTATGACTGGTTTACTCTTCTTAGTGGATGGCATGGAAGCGCAGCGGCCAGCGATGACATTTGTTGTAGCCTTAGCAGCATCCTTTGGGTTCAATCAGTTTGTTGTCTTGTTTAATGTGCTAATTGGTAAACTAGGGTCAGGGATTATGCTGGTTTTGATGGTATTACAACTGAGTGCTAGTGCAGGATCTTATCCTATTGAGTTGTCAAACAGCTTTTTTGAGGCAATTCATCCATGGATGCCAATGAGTTACTCTGTCCATGCCTTCCGCGAAACAATTTCTATGGGTGGCAGTGTTGCATCAGACTTAACTGTATTGTTATCCTTAGGAGTGATATCAATGGTACTAACATGGTTTGTGTACCAAATGAAATTAAACCATAATCAGTTAACTTTTAAGCATTAA
- a CDS encoding aspartate-semialdehyde dehydrogenase — translation MTREYSVAILGATGAVGTRLIEQLEQSTIPVKNIKLLASSRSAGKTLQFKGTDVVVEEATPESFDGVDLVLASGGGSVSARFAPEAVKRGAVVVDNSSQWRMNDDVPLIVPEVNEADLKQHQGIIANPNCSTIQMVVALAPIKAKYGLTRVIVSTYQAASGAGQSAWQELVSETDAHNAGKEMHAEILPVKSAKHHYPLAYNLLPQIDVFEEDGYTHEEWKMIHETKKIMFGDKNSKAVKVTATAVRVPVPIGHGETVYFETDAGSGATAADIQAILSEAPGVVLEDNPKEQLYPQPINAEGKRETFVGRVRPDLENDDSFHMWVVSDNLLKGAAWNTVQIAERLVDLDLVRVPEDAANKFVTA, via the coding sequence ATGACTAGAGAATATAGTGTTGCCATTCTTGGCGCAACAGGTGCTGTGGGCACACGACTTATTGAACAATTAGAGCAATCAACGATTCCCGTGAAGAATATAAAATTGCTTGCTTCGTCACGTTCAGCAGGTAAGACACTTCAATTTAAAGGTACAGACGTGGTTGTTGAGGAAGCAACTCCAGAAAGTTTTGATGGGGTTGATTTAGTTTTGGCTAGCGGTGGTGGTTCAGTTTCAGCACGATTTGCACCCGAAGCTGTGAAACGCGGCGCTGTGGTTGTTGATAATTCAAGCCAATGGCGAATGAATGATGATGTCCCGTTAATTGTTCCTGAAGTTAATGAAGCAGATTTGAAACAACACCAAGGAATTATTGCCAACCCTAACTGTTCAACGATTCAAATGGTTGTTGCTCTAGCGCCCATTAAAGCTAAATATGGTTTGACACGTGTTATCGTGTCAACTTATCAAGCTGCTTCTGGTGCGGGACAATCTGCATGGCAAGAGCTAGTTTCAGAAACTGATGCCCACAATGCTGGTAAAGAAATGCATGCTGAGATTTTGCCGGTTAAAAGTGCTAAGCATCATTATCCCCTAGCTTATAATTTACTGCCACAAATAGATGTTTTTGAAGAAGACGGTTACACTCATGAAGAATGGAAGATGATTCATGAGACTAAAAAAATTATGTTCGGTGATAAAAATTCTAAAGCAGTTAAAGTGACAGCAACAGCGGTCCGGGTACCTGTTCCTATTGGTCATGGCGAGACTGTTTATTTTGAAACGGATGCCGGATCAGGAGCGACAGCCGCTGATATTCAAGCGATTCTGAGTGAAGCCCCAGGAGTTGTTTTGGAAGACAATCCAAAGGAACAGTTGTACCCACAGCCAATTAATGCCGAAGGAAAACGCGAAACATTCGTCGGCCGTGTGCGTCCCGATTTGGAAAATGATGATAGTTTCCATATGTGGGTTGTCTCAGATAACCTGCTTAAAGGTGCTGCTTGGAATACAGTGCAAATTGCAGAACGTCTTGTTGACTTAGACTTGGTCAGAGTCCCAGAAGACGCAGCAAATAAGTTTGTCACAGCATAA